The following is a genomic window from Pseudomonas parafulva.
AAAGCTAGAGGATCGGGCGCGCAAGGGCTGACAGGGGAAGCGGGGACAAAGGCAGGTCAGCACCCGCGAGAGGCCATTTTGCGGGCCTTGCGCAGGGGCAGAAGGCGGATGACCGCCGGGGCGCAGGCCCTGCGGCGATCATGGCGGGGCGTCAGTGAAGGGGGATGAGTCGTTCGCGCTGCGCGGGGGTGAGGTCGTCGATCGAGGCGATGCTCAAGTCAGCGCTGGCGGCGGCCGAAGCGTGCGGGCGACGCTGCCCCTCCAGCTCCACCGTGACGTCCTGGGGCAGCTTGTACATCGCGCCGGTGAGCGGGTCGACGATCAGCATGCCGATGACCCCGCCCAGCAGGATGTTGCCCCAGTACCAGCCGCTGATTGTCGAGTCGAGTTCGACCCTGTGATCGGCGAACCCCTCACGGCGGAACGTAGTGAGGATCTCGTTCCTTCCTGCCAAGAGGTAGGCCGTTTCCTTACAGCCGCCTGTCGAAGCGGCATTGAGGCAATTTGCCATCAGTCATTCTCTTGTCATCTGCCTGTCTTAATTTCGAGCACCCCGGCCCATGGAACTTGGATGACGTGAAGCGCCCTCTCCTCTCGCCCGCAGGGCTGCTACCCCTGCTGCTGCTGATCTTGTGCGGTGTCATCCTGGCGTTTCTGTGGGGCCTGCATGCGGCTCAGAGGGCCGCCGCCCGGAATGACGCCCTGGCGGCCAAGGCGGCCGAACACCTGAACCTGGCCAACATCGTCGGCGAAAGCCTGCGCCAACTGGTCGACCGTGCCCAGGCGGTGAGTCGGGTCAGCCGCAACGACCTGCTCGGCGCGCGCCAAGGCAGCCTGAGCCTGGCGCGGCTGTTGGCCGAAGACCCGGTGTTCAAGCGCATGAGCCTGTACGACCGCCAGGGCCGTCTGGTCGCCGCCAGTCACAGCGACGAAGCGCCACGGCTGTCGGACGACTGGCTCGACCAACTTCGCCAGCACGTGTCGCGCCATGGCTTCAAGCCGTTCATGCCGAGCACGCCGGTACACGCGACGACACCCACCCTGCCCAACTGGCGACTGCCTTTTCTGCTGCCGCTGACCGACCTGCGTGGCCGGGAAGTCGACAGCGTCCTGGTGGTGCAATTGGACGTCGGCTACCTGGCGATGCTGTTCCAGCACATCGACCTGGGCCGCAGCGGCATGCTGCGCCTGCTCCAGGCCGATGGCCGCGAGCGGGTGCGCATCGACGGCAGCGGCGTGGTGGTAGCCGGCGAAACCCTGGCGCCGGAGTTGCCCGACAGCGAAGGCGAATCCGGCCAGTTCACCCAGTACAGCTACGAGGGCAGCTTCCAGAGCCTGTACCGGCGCGTGGCCGAGCGCGGTTTCAGCGTCGTGGTGAGCCAGCGCCAGGACGAGATCCTCGCCCCGACCACCCTCGCCTACCAACGCCAGTTCTGGCTGAACCTGTGCATGACCGTGCTGATCCTCGGCGGCCTGGCCTGGGGGCTGCGCCTGCTGCGCAAGCGCCAGGACGCCTTTACCGAACTGGAACAGGCGCAACAGGTGAACCAGGAACTGATCGGCCGTCTGGAAGAGGCCCACCGGCGCAGCAGCCATGCCGCCGCCACCGACCACCTCAGCGGTCTGCACAACCGTCGCCAGTTCGTCGAAGTGGCGGCCCAGGCACTGGCCCGACAGCGCGGGCGCCGGCGCCTGACTGCGGTGCTGTTCATCGACATGGACCGCTTCAAGTCGATCAACGATTCACTGGGCCACAAGATCGGCGACCTGCTGCTGCAGGCGGTGGCCGGGCGGATCCAGCGCCTGCTCGAGCCAGAAGACGAAGCGTCGCGCTTTGGCGGCGACGAGTTCGTGGTGCTGCTGGCCGGCAACCGCAGCGAAGAACAGATCGATGCCTGGGTGCGGGCGCTGGTGGCCAAGCTCTCGGCCACTTATGCCCTGGATGGCAAGGAGGTCAATACCAGCCCGAGCATCGGCGTCAGCATCGCCCCGCGTGATAGCCAGGAGGTCGACAGCCTGATCCGCTGCGCGGACGCGGCAATGTATTCGGCCAAGCAGGCCGGCCGCGCCCAGTACCGCTTCTTCGACCCGTCGCTGAACCTGCCCGACATCCAGGCCTTCACCCTCGAACAAGCCTTGGGCAGTGCCCTGGCCGAACGCCAGTTCGTGCTCCACTACCAACCGCAGGTGCGCCTGGACACCTTGCAGGTGCAGGGTTACGAGGCGCTGGTGCGCTGGGACCATCCGGAATTCGGGCTGCTCTACCCGGACCGCTTCATCGGCATGGCCGAGCGCAGCGGCTTCATCGTCGAACTCGGCTGGGAGGTACTGCGCCTGGCCTGCGAAGAACTGGCTCGCTGGCACGCCGAGGGTCGCGAGACCCCCTTGGCGGTGAACGTCTCGGCACTGCAACTGCGCCAGGCCGATTTCAGCGAGCGCCTGCTGGCGCTGTTGACTGCGTACGGCATCGACAATCGCCACCTGGAACTGGAGATCACCGAGACCACCATCCTCGACCCTGAAGGCACGGCACTGGAGCACCTGCACCGCCTGCGCACGGCAGGCATCGGCATCAGCCTCGACGATTTCGGTCGCGGCTACGCCGGTTTCGCCCACCTGCAGGCCTTGCCGCTGTCGAAGCTGAAAATCGACCGCTCGCTGATCGCCCCGTTGTGCAACAGCCATGACGACAGCCCCATCGTCTCCTCGACGATCATCCTGGCCAAGCGCCTGGGGCTGGAGGTGGTGGCCGAAGGCGTGGAAACCCGCGAGCAGGTGCTGTACCTGAAATTGGCCGGCTGTGACATCGCCCAGGGCTATCACTTCAGCCGTCCGCTGTCGGCCGCGCAACTGCGCGACTACCCCCCTTTCAGCACGGTGCAGGTGGCCTGATGCGTATCCTCAAAGCATTCACCCTGCTGGCACTGCTGTTGCTGCCGGTCACGCTGCTGGCCGACTGCGCGGAGCGAACGCTGCGCCTGGCAGTGATTCCGATGTACAGCGCCGAGCTCATGCTCGAACAGCACCAGCCGTTGCTGCAGCATTTGAGCGAGGTCACCGGGCTGCCGGTGGAGTTGGTGGTGGCGTCGTCCTATGAGGCGGTGGTCGATGCCATCGTCTCCGGCGGCGCCGACCTCGCCCGGCTGGGGCCCGCCGCCTACGTGCTGGCGCACAGACGCGATCCGCGCGTTGAGGCCTTCGCCACCTTCGCCCTCAAGGCCGGACCGTACACAGCGGCCGGCAGCCAGTATCAGTCGCTGCTGTTGACCCGTGCGGACGGGCCTGCGCAGTTCGCGCAGTTGCGCGGCAAACGGGTGGCCTTGAGCGATCCGGCCAGCACCTCCGGCAGCCTGGTGCCCAGCGTCGAGTTCGCCGGGCGCGTGAATACCCCGTTGCGCGACTACTTCGGGGCCTTGGTCTACGCCGGCACCCACGACAAAGCGCTGGACGCCCTGCTCGAAGGATGGGTCGAAGCCGCGTTCGTGGCCAGTGAACGCGCCGATGCCTACCTGGCGCGCCATGCACTCAAGCCGGAAGCCTTCCAGGTGTTATGGCGCTCGGCGCCGATTCCCTACGATCCCTATGTGCTCAGCGCCCACCTGTGCCCGGCACTCAAAGCGCGGATCCGCCAGGCCATGCTTGCCGACCCGCAGGCGCTGGCCGCCTTCGTTCGCTCGCAGGATGCCAGTGCGCTGGTGGTCATCGGCCCGGGGGCCTACACCGGTCTCGAACAGGTGATGGAGCAAGCGCTGAAGGCCCGCTGACCGATTCAACTTTCCCGGCCCGGCGGCGTCGAAACAGCGACATCATGAATTTCCTGGAGGTTGCTCATGGCGATTCGCGCCACTTTGCTGGTTTCCTGCCTGACCCTGACCCTGGCCGGCTGCGTGGGTTCACCGGACGACAAACCGCCGCCGCAGACCATGGCCGTCGATCTGCAGCAGTACCAGGGCAAATGGTACGAACTGGCGCGCCTGCCGATGTTCTTCCAGCGCAAGTGCGTGCAGTCGGAGGCCAACTATCGCCTGCGCAGCGACGGCCAGGTCGATGTGACCAACCGCTGCCGCGAAAAAGATGGCCAGTGGCAGGAGGCCACCGGCATCGCCCAGCTTCAACAGCCCGGGCAGACTGACAAGCTGTGGGTGCGCTTCGACAACTGGTTCAGCAAGCTGGCGCCCGATACTGCCAAGGGCCAGTACTGGGTGCTGTACCACGATCCCGAGTACCGCGTGGCACTGGTCGGCCACCCCAACCGCGAGTACCTGTGGCTGCTGTCACGCACGCCGACGGTCAGCGAGAACACCCGCAACCAGTTGCTGGAGGTGGCCCGCCAACGCGGCTACGACACCGACGAATTGATCTGGCGCGCGCCCGACTGAGGACTGCGCCTTACAGCAGGTCGTGGGTCACCTGGCCCACCGCCTGCACCACCCGCCGCGCGCCATCCTGGATCCCGCTGATGGCAGTGCCGGCCTGACCGGCCAAGGCCAGGCCGGCACTGGCCTGCTCGCGACTGCTTTCGATCTCGATCACGGCCTGGTCGGCCAGTTGCTGGTTACGCGCCACCACCGTGACGATTTCCTCGGTGGCGCTGCTGGTCCGCGCGGCCAACTGGCGTACTTCATCGGCCACCACGGCGAAGCCCCGTCCCTGCTCGCCAGCACGAGCGGCCTCGATGGCGGCGTTGAGCGCCAGCAAGTTGGTCTGCGAGGCGATGCTGCCGATGGTCTGCACGATCGAACTGATCACCACCGACTGCTTGCCCAGTGCCTCGATGGTGGTGGACGCCGACTGCATTTGCCCCGCCACGGCCTGCATCGTGTTCACCGCCTCCTGAACCACTGCCGCGCCTTCGCGGGCACTGACGTCGGTGGTGCGCGACACATCCAGGGCCATTTCCGCGGCGCGGCGGATTTCCTGCTCCTTGCGCACCTGGTCGGTGACCACCGAGGCGTACTTGATCACCCGGATGATGTGACCCTCGGCGTTGTAGACCGGGTTGTAGCTGGCTTCGAGCCACACTTCCTGGCCATGACTGTCCAGGCGTCGGAAGCGTCCGGCGACGTAGCGCCCGCTGTTGAGGGTCTTCCAGAACTCGGCGTAGGCCGGCGAAGCGACTTCCTCGGCGCTGCAGAAGATCCGATGATGCTGGCCGACCAATTGACCGAGCGAATAGCCCATGGCGCTGAGGAACTGCTCGTTGGCGGTGAGGATGTTGCCGGCCAGGTCGAACTGGATGACCGCCGTGGAGCGGAACAACGCATCGACGAACGCGCCGTTCTCGCGGTTCTTCTCGATCTGCACCGTGGTGTCGCTGCCAAAGCCTTGTATGTGGTCCAGTTGCCCGTCTGCATCGCGGACCGGCAACCAGGTCAGGCGCAGCCAGGTGAGACCGCCTTGCGGGTTATGGAAGCGGTAGTCATCGGTCACCGGCTGAAAACGCGAGACCGACTCGTTGAAACGGCGATAGCACGGCAGCGTCGTGACGTAGCTGGGCACCAGGTCGATCAGGGGGCGTCCGATCAGCTTTTCCTTGGGCTGCCCGAGCGCAGCAGCGCACGCATCGTTGCAGGCGACGATGCGGCGCTCGGCATCCAGGCGCAAGGCCAGGGTGCCCTGTTCCAGTTGGTCCAGTACTTGGCGCAGGCGCCTGACCTCGGCTTCACTGGCCGCCAGCTGAGCTTTGACTTTGCGATCGAACATGAGGATACCTTGCGAACAGTGAGGGGGATGGGCACGCACGCATCCTGCAAGCCAGTCGGCTGGCGGCCCCAGGCCCCGGATGACGGGGGCTGGCGCTTCTTATTGGAGATGGGGTGCAGCATGCCATTAAAGACACAGCACCGCTATCAAAGTGCTATCGGCGCTGGAGAATATTTTAGTCGTCAATGGCCAGGCTGCGAGGCGGCCAATGGCGCCGTCTGCCGGGCTGGTTTATGGTGGCGCGATCACTGCGCCACAGCCTGCCCCGCCATGACCGACATCGAGCGCTACGTCCGCGCTGCCACCCGTGACAATACCCGCCGCAGCTATCAAGCCGCCGTCGAGCATTTCGAGGTGCACTGGGGCGGTTTCCTGCCCGCCACCGCCGACAGCATTGCCCGCTATTTGGCCGATCACGCCGGCCAGCATGCCGTCAGCACCTTGCGCCAGCGCCTCGCTGCGCTGAGCCAATGGCACCAGGCGCAAGGCTTTCCCGATCCGACCAAGGCGCCTTTGGTGCGACAGGTGCTGCGGGGCATCCGCACCCTGCACCCCACACTGCCACGCCAGGCCGCGCCCTTGCTGCTGCAGCACCTGCAGACGGCGGTGGATGGCTTCGAGGACGAGGCCCGCCAGGCCCAGGCACGGCACGATCTGCCTGCGCTGCTGCGGGCCCGACGCGACGCCGCCTTGCTGTTGCTCGGTTTCTGGCGCGGTTTTCGCGGCGACGAATTGGCGCGTCTGCGGGTCGAGCACATCCAGGCCGAGCCTGGGGTTGGCATCACGCTGTTCCTGCCCCGCAGCAAGGGCGATCGCGAAGCCCTCGGGGTGCACTACCGCACCCCGGCACTCAAAGCGCTGTGCCCGGTGGCGGCCTACCTGCAGTGGATCGAAGTGGCCGGTATTGCCCGAGGCCCGGTGTTTCGCAAGCTCGACCGCTGGGGTCACTTGGGCGAAACAGCGCTGCACAGCAACAGCCTGATCGGCCTGCTGCGGCGCATGCTCGAACGCGCTGGAGTGCCTGCGACGCTGTACACCGGGCACTCGTTGCGCCGCGGCTTCGCCACATGGGCGACGAGCAACGGCTGGGAGCTCAAGGCGTTGATGAGCTACGTGGGCTGGAAAGATGCCAAGTCGGCGCTGCGTTACATCGAAGCCGGTCAGGCGTTCGGCGAGTTGGCGCTGCCGACGGCCAAGTACACGCCCCACGCGCTGCCTGACGCGGCGAAGTGAACGCCTGGCATCGCGCATCGTCTCAGCTCGAGCTAGCCTTCAAGCACCCCTTCTGCCCATCGAGCGTCCATGGCCTTTCATCGTCTGACCCGTTCCCATCCTCGCCTGACCCTCGGCACCCTGGCCGGCCTGCTCGGCGCCTGGCTGATCCCCGCCGACGACTGGACCCAACGCTTCCTGGCCGGCTGGAACGTCGGGGTCTGGCTGTACCTGATCCTGGTGCTCTGGCTGACCTGGCGGGCGACGCCGGACACGGTACAGCGGGTGGCCAACGTCGAAGACGAGAACGCGGGCCTGGTGCTGTTCACCGTCTCCATCGCCGCCATCGCCAGCCTGGCTGCGGTGACCTTGGAACTGGCGGCCAGCCGCGACCTGCATGGCAGTGCGCAGATGATGCATTACCTGTACACCGGCTTCACCGTGGCTGGCTCGTGGTTGCTGATCGGCTGCATCTTCAGCCTGCACTACGCGCGGCTGTTCTACCTCGACAGCGGCGATCAACCGCTGCTGCGCTTTGCCGACGGCGAGCGGCGACCGGACTACTGGGACTTCCACTATTTCGCATTCACCATCAGCGTGGCGGTGCAGACCTCCGATGTGGGCGTCGGCGGCCGGGCCATGCGCCGGGTGGTACTGGGGCACTCGTTGGTGGGGTTCGTCTTCAACACGGCGATTCTGGGGTTCACCATCAACATTGCGGCCGGGTTGCTGAGTTGACCGTCGGTCTGAAAGTGGCCTGAAGCTTGGCGGTGGGCGGGGGGCGCCTCGGTCGCGAACACCTGTGTTGGCGTGCTGTTGTGGCGTGGTGCTTGTGGGGCTGTTGGTGATGTCGATCACACAGGCTTCGAATTGTCATCATGGCGGGAGGACACTGGTGTGGCAGCTGCTATGTTTAGTGTCTGCCGACTGCCTGGGTGGGTGGATGAATCGCTCCTGGGCAGGGCTTTCGGGCTTCCGGTCGTGGAGGTTGGCATGAACAAGATGACGTTTCCCAATGCCTGCCAAGTGATGCGCTGGCATTTTCATCCTTTGGGTTTCGAGGCGAGCATGGATGCACCGCGGAGCATGGTCGCGCGGGTGTTCGATCGGGCTACCGGGGAGACGGTGCTGGCCATTGCCGGGATTCCTTGTACGGCGGTCATGGCGGCGGCGGATGTTGAGCGGATCATTGAGGCTGTCGAGGTGGAGTTGGAGGCTTTTAGTATGGGGCGGGGGGTTGTTGGGTGGGTTTGAGCTGGGGGGGGGAAATATCAGGTTTTTTTCGGGCGGGCCGATGTGGGCATATCCGGATTTTGGGGTGATGCTTAGTCACCTTTTCGCCCTTACGGCGACCCCCTTTTTTTCTTGGAAAAAAGGGGGGCAAAAACCGCTTGCTCCCGCATACGGCCCCTGCGCTGCGCGCAGGGGTTCCCTCGCGCCGGCGTCGCTCCGGGAGGACCGCGCTTAGGGGCCGTCCTGGCCCCAAGCGCTTGACGGGCATCCATGCCCGTCACCTCCCTGCGCGACGCCTCTGCTCGGCCTCCTGAGGTCGCGGTTGGCGGTGATTGGACTACCGCGCACTAAGATCAAAAGCAACGGCAACGGCAACGGCAACGGCAACGGCAACGGCGATTTGATCGCGCAGCGCTCCAGAACATCTGCCCCACCGCCCTGCTTCTAAGCGCGCGCCAGTTCAGACGCCGCCCATCGCGACCTCAGGAGGCCGAGCAGAGGTGGCATGGAGGGGGTTGACGGGCATGGATGCCCGTCAAGCGCTTGGGGCCATGGATGGCCCCTAAGCGCGGTACCCCCGGAATGCCACCGGCGCGAGGGAACCCCGAAGCGCAGCGTAGGGGCCGGATGCGGGAGCAAGCGGTTTTTGCCCCTCTTTTTTCCAAGAAAAAAAGAGGGTCGCCGTAAGGGCGAAAAGGTGACTAAGCCTCACCAAAGCCACCGGATAAGCCCCCAAACCACCAGTCCCCCCCCAAAAAAAATCCCCCACAATCCCCAAGCCAACTAAATCCCCCCCCAAAAAAGTCGTCTAAGGAGAACGCAGCAGCCCCCAGCACGAACGCTCACCCAAGAGACCCCCAATGACCCCCAAGCCCCCCAGCCTAGCCCAGGAAACCCTGCGCCTTCTCAAGCCGTTCTGGTCACTGGTAGCCCTGTCAGCCGCCCTAGGCGTGATAAGCGGCCTGAGCGTCACGGCCCTGCTGGCGACCATCAACCGCGCCATGAATTCCGCAACCGGCCCCGGCACCGACATCGCCTTGCTGTTCGCCGGCCTGTGCCTGCTCACCCTGGCCTGCTCGACCGCCTCCAACCTGCTGACCAACTACGTCGGCCAAAACGTGGTAGCCAGGCTGCGCCGCGAGCTCTCGGCCAAGGTGTTGGTCGCTCCCATCGCCCAGCTCGAGCGCTACCGCGCACACCGTCTGATCCCAGTGCTGCTCAACGACGTCAGTACCCTCAGCACCTTCGCCCTGTCCGTGGCGCCGATGGTCATCGCCTTCACTGTCACCCTCGGCTGCCTGGCCTACCTCGCCCTGCTGTCCTGGCAGATCCTGCTGATCACCCTGCTCACCGTCGTGATCGGCACCGGCGCGCAGTTCCTCGCTCACCGCTATGGCATGCACAACATCCTCAAGGCCCGCAACGCCGAAGACGACCTGCAGAAGCATTACCAGGCGCTGTCCGGCGGCGCCAAGGAACTGCGTATCCAGCGCCGTCGCCGCCAGCACATGCACGACCAGGCGATCCATGGCGCCACCGAACGCATCTGCCAGGCCAATATCCGCGCCGCCAACATCTTCGTCAGCGCCGAAACCTTCGGCTCCATGCTGTTCTTCGCCGTGATCGGCGTGGCCATCGCCTTCCAGGCGTTCTGGCCCAGCACCGAGCGCAGCGTGCTCGGCGGTTTCGTACTGGTCATGCTTTACATGAAGGGCCCGCTGGAGCAATTGATCACCAATCTGCCCGCCATCAGCCGGGCGCAGATCGCCTTGCGCCGCATCGCCGAGCTCTCCCACCGCTTCTCCTCGCCCGAGCCGCACCTGCTGGTCAGCGACCGCATCCCGAGCGTGACCCAGGTGCGCTCCATCGAACTGCACCAACTGCGCTACGACTACCCACCGGTAGAGGGCAGCCAGCCGTTCCACCTGGGCCCGGTGGACCTGACCATCAAACAGGGCGACATCGTCTTCATCGTCGGCGAGAACGGTTGCGGCAAGACCACCCTGATCAAGCTGTTACTGGGTCTCTATACCCCGCAACAGGGCGAAGTGCGGCTCAATGGCGAGCCCGTCACAGCCCAAAGTCTGGATGACTATCGCCAACTCTTCACCACCATCTTCGCCGACTACTACCTGTTCGACGAACCGCTGCCCGGCCAGGCCGAACTGCCGCCAGAGGCCAGCAAGTACCTGGAGCGCCTGGACATCGCGCACAAGGTCAGCATCCGCGACGGCAGCTTCACCACCACCGACCTGTCCACCGGCCAGCGCAAGCGCCTGGCGCTGATCAACGCCTGGCTCGATCAACGCCCGGTGCTGGTGTTCGACGAGTGGGCCGCCGACCAGGATCCAGCGTTCCGCCGCGTGTTCTACACCGAGCTGCTGCCCGAGCTCAAACAGCAGGGCAAGACCCTCATCGTCATCTCCCACGACGACCGCTACTTCCCCATCGCCGACCAACTGGTCCGCCTGCACGCCGGCCAGATCATGGTCGAGCACAATCCCCGCTCCGCCCTGCCTGCGTGACCGACCTCGGGGCGGCGCCACCGCCGCCCCGCCTGGGTTAAATTCCCCCGCGCTCGACTCGTTCTCCCAGTGCCGCCCGCAGAATCCGCACCTGCTCGAAAGCAGTCGCAGAAAAAAATCGCGACCAGAAGGCTTTTTCTTTCCGGTTTCGGCCTGCGCACGCGTCTCACTCGCAACGGAATAATTTTCATTTACTTGCGTACCTTGGATCGAGCCGACAAAAAATGCCAACACCACACTCCACACTGAGCCCCCTGAGCAAAGCCCTGATGCTGCGCAAGCTGTTGCGTGGCGCTCCGGCGATGACCGCCTTGGGCCTGGCCCTGTCGATGCCACTGGCCGCCCAGGTGCAGGCCCAGGAACAGGACTTCGACATCCCTGCCCAATCGCTCTCCAGCGCCCTACAAGCCCTGGGCCGCCAGGGCAACCTGCAGGTGCTGTTCAGCCCGGAAAGCGTGCAGGGCCTGCGCAGCACCGCAGTCAAAGGCCGTTTCACGCCTACCCAGGCAGCTGGGGAGCTGCTCAGGAACAGCGGGATTCGCTTCAGCGTGCAGGGCAACACCCTGATCATCAGTGGCGCGGCCGAATCCGGCGCAGCCATGACCCTGGATGCCACCACCATTTCCGGGCAGACCCTGGGCACCACCACCGAGGGCAGCAATTCCTACACCACAGGTGCGGTGACCATCGGCAAGACCGCGCAAACCCTGCGCGAAACGCCGCAGTCGGTGACCGTGGTCACCCGTAAATTGATGGATGACAAGAACCTGGTCTCGCTCGACCAGGTCATGGCCCAGACCACCGGCATCACCCGCGCCAACCGCGGCTATGGCAACCACCACTTCAGCTCCCGCGGCTTCGACCTCGAAGACGAAAGCTACATGGTCGACGGCGTGCCTGGTCAGGCTTACGCCTACACCGGCTGGATGTCCCCGGACATGGCCATGTTCGACCGCGTCGAAGTGCTGCGCGGCGCCTCCGGCCTGCTGATCGGCGCCGGCAACCCCGGTGGCGCGGTCAACCTGGTACGCAAGCGCCCCACCGCCGATCCGCGCTTCACCGTGATCACCCGCGCCGGCTCCTGGGACAACTACCGCCTGGACCTGGACGCCAGCGGCCGCCTCAACCCCGAAGGTACCCTGCGTGGCCGCATGGTCGCCTCCTACGAGGACCGCGGCTATTTCACCGATGTCACCAAGTCCAAACGGCCCCTGCTGTACGGCATTCTCGAAGGCGACCTGAGCGACGCCACCACCGTGGCCGTCGGCCTGCGCCGGCAGACCTCGCGTACCAACGGTTACAGCGTGCTGGGCATTCCCAACAACCCGGATGGCAGCAATCCGCACCTCAAGCGCTCGACCTACCTGGGCCAGGACTGGACCACGCTGCAGACCAACATCGACGAAGTGTTCGCCGACCTCACCCATCACTTCAACGACAACTGGAGCGCCAAGCTGGCGATGTCCCATTCCGAAGGCGGCTACAACCGTAGCGCCATCGAATGGGATGCGGGCGACACGCTGGAGTACGGTGCGCCTGGCGGGCCGGTGGTCAATGACGTCAGCTACCACAAGTTCGACGTCACCTCCGACGCCGTCGATGGCCATCTGGACGGTACCTTCGAGGCCTTCGGCTTGACCCATCAAGTGACCCTGGGCGCCAACTGGTCCAAGCGCAAGATGAACGACAAGGACCGCAAGGAAGAACTGCCCGACCCCATCCCGCTGAACGTCTACAACCCCAGCCACAACAACATCCCCGAGCTGGCACG
Proteins encoded in this region:
- a CDS encoding TonB-dependent siderophore receptor, yielding MPTPHSTLSPLSKALMLRKLLRGAPAMTALGLALSMPLAAQVQAQEQDFDIPAQSLSSALQALGRQGNLQVLFSPESVQGLRSTAVKGRFTPTQAAGELLRNSGIRFSVQGNTLIISGAAESGAAMTLDATTISGQTLGTTTEGSNSYTTGAVTIGKTAQTLRETPQSVTVVTRKLMDDKNLVSLDQVMAQTTGITRANRGYGNHHFSSRGFDLEDESYMVDGVPGQAYAYTGWMSPDMAMFDRVEVLRGASGLLIGAGNPGGAVNLVRKRPTADPRFTVITRAGSWDNYRLDLDASGRLNPEGTLRGRMVASYEDRGYFTDVTKSKRPLLYGILEGDLSDATTVAVGLRRQTSRTNGYSVLGIPNNPDGSNPHLKRSTYLGQDWTTLQTNIDEVFADLTHHFNDNWSAKLAMSHSEGGYNRSAIEWDAGDTLEYGAPGGPVVNDVSYHKFDVTSDAVDGHLDGTFEAFGLTHQVTLGANWSKRKMNDKDRKEELPDPIPLNVYNPSHNNIPELARQGWDYADDTIDTRYGVYLSTRLHATEALSFVLGGRLSWYKNEAWDGPTVTTSRQDKEFTPFVGAIYDLNDQWSWYASYADIFLPQSQYRTVSGSVLDPSIGSNYETGIKGELFDKRLNVSFAVFYIEQEDRAVQDVVNRGNCPTDPAGRCWLNDDGISRSKGFEAEATGEVLPGLQVAAGYTYNTTSFSSGGPISAQTPKHMVRLNTNYTLPGEWNRWSVGGGMSAQNAYDDAANETRNSGRAIFDARAAYKIDQHWTVGVDVENLFDKKYFDSLGYWTRGTTYGTPRSYMLSLRGDF